In Suricata suricatta isolate VVHF042 chromosome 14, meerkat_22Aug2017_6uvM2_HiC, whole genome shotgun sequence, one DNA window encodes the following:
- the OGFOD2 gene encoding 2-oxoglutarate and iron-dependent oxygenase domain-containing protein 2 isoform X2 produces the protein MATAAAPRRFCRCACFCTENLYVARYRLHVRFRGEEQLRRDYGPILHSRGCVSPKDFQQLLGEVELRSHRGHPASSLRLPLPLVPGLLLLFYHPLPHLGGGNGKLPSLSRRCSGGSSWRRSRLPGKPSFQAPTTPRGRTSTTHCRMKLWPLSFWPQLSTAHRRGQTSKAFSSGWRQCLVLLHELGLDEPLVTPLRERFLQPLTALLYPDCGGGSWLDSHRAFVVKYAPGQDRELGCHYDNAELTLNVALGKTFTGGALYFGNLFQAPSALARPLDVEHVVGQGILHRGGQLHGARPLGTGERWNLVIWLRASAVRNRLCPMCCRKPELVDDDGFGDGFTREEPATVDVCALT, from the exons ATGGCGACGGCTGCGGCCCCGCGGCGCTTCTGCCGCTGCGCCTGCTTTTGCACCGAGAACTTGTACGTGGCGCGCTACCGGCTCCACGTGCGCTTCCGGGGCGAGGAGCAGCTGCGCCGGGACTACGGCCCG ATCCTGCACAGCCGAGGATGTGTCAGCCCCAAGGACTTCCAGCAGCTGTTAGGAGAG gTGGAGCTGAGATCCCACCGGGGCCACCCAGCTTCCTCTCTCCGCCTGCCCCTTCCGCTGGTGCCAGGGCTGCTTCTACTCTTCTACCACCCCCTCCCTCATCTGGGGGGTGGTAACGGGAAGCTTCCTAG CTTGAGCAGGAGGTGCAGCGGCGGCAGCAGCTGGCGCAGGAGTCGGCTGCCAGGAAAGCCCTCATTTCAAGCTCCTACCACCCCGCGTGGCCGGACATCTACAACACATTGCAG GATGAAGCTCTGGCCCCTGAGTTTCTGGCCGCAGCTGAGTACAGCGCATCGCCGGGGGCAGACCTCGAAGGCCTTCTCCAGCGGCTGGAGACAGTGTCTG GTGCTGCTGCACGAGCTAGGCCTGGATGAGCCCCTGGTGACGCCGCTGCGGGAGCGCTTCCTGCAGCCACTGACGGCCCTGCTCTACCCAGACTGCGGCGGCGGCAGCTGGCTCGACAGCCACCGCGCCTTCGTGGTCAAATACGCACCGGGCCAGGACCGTGAGCTAGGCTGCCACTACGATAATGCCGAGCTCACCCTCAACGTGGCCCTTGGCAAGACCTTCACTGGGGGTGCCCTGTACTTCGGGAACCTCTTCCAG GCGCCTTCAGCCCTGGCCCGGCCCCTGGACGTGGAGCACGTGGTGGGCCAGGGCATCCTGCACCGGGGTGGCCAGCTGCACGGGGCTCGGCCCCTCGGCACTGGCGAGCGCTGGAACCTTGTCATCTGGCTCCGGGCCTCTGCCGTGCGCAACCGCCTGTGCCCCATGTGCTGCCGGAAGCCCGAGCTGGTGGACGACGATGGCTTCGGCGACGGCTTCACTCGCGAGGAGCCTGCCACGGTGGACGTGTGTGCCCTGACCTGA
- the OGFOD2 gene encoding 2-oxoglutarate and iron-dependent oxygenase domain-containing protein 2 isoform X1, whose translation MATAAAPRRFCRCACFCTENLYVARYRLHVRFRGEEQLRRDYGPILHSRGCVSPKDFQQLLGEQVELRSHRGHPASSLRLPLPLVPGLLLLFYHPLPHLGGGNGKLPSLSRRCSGGSSWRRSRLPGKPSFQAPTTPRGRTSTTHCRMKLWPLSFWPQLSTAHRRGQTSKAFSSGWRQCLVLLHELGLDEPLVTPLRERFLQPLTALLYPDCGGGSWLDSHRAFVVKYAPGQDRELGCHYDNAELTLNVALGKTFTGGALYFGNLFQAPSALARPLDVEHVVGQGILHRGGQLHGARPLGTGERWNLVIWLRASAVRNRLCPMCCRKPELVDDDGFGDGFTREEPATVDVCALT comes from the exons ATGGCGACGGCTGCGGCCCCGCGGCGCTTCTGCCGCTGCGCCTGCTTTTGCACCGAGAACTTGTACGTGGCGCGCTACCGGCTCCACGTGCGCTTCCGGGGCGAGGAGCAGCTGCGCCGGGACTACGGCCCG ATCCTGCACAGCCGAGGATGTGTCAGCCCCAAGGACTTCCAGCAGCTGTTAGGAGAG caggTGGAGCTGAGATCCCACCGGGGCCACCCAGCTTCCTCTCTCCGCCTGCCCCTTCCGCTGGTGCCAGGGCTGCTTCTACTCTTCTACCACCCCCTCCCTCATCTGGGGGGTGGTAACGGGAAGCTTCCTAG CTTGAGCAGGAGGTGCAGCGGCGGCAGCAGCTGGCGCAGGAGTCGGCTGCCAGGAAAGCCCTCATTTCAAGCTCCTACCACCCCGCGTGGCCGGACATCTACAACACATTGCAG GATGAAGCTCTGGCCCCTGAGTTTCTGGCCGCAGCTGAGTACAGCGCATCGCCGGGGGCAGACCTCGAAGGCCTTCTCCAGCGGCTGGAGACAGTGTCTG GTGCTGCTGCACGAGCTAGGCCTGGATGAGCCCCTGGTGACGCCGCTGCGGGAGCGCTTCCTGCAGCCACTGACGGCCCTGCTCTACCCAGACTGCGGCGGCGGCAGCTGGCTCGACAGCCACCGCGCCTTCGTGGTCAAATACGCACCGGGCCAGGACCGTGAGCTAGGCTGCCACTACGATAATGCCGAGCTCACCCTCAACGTGGCCCTTGGCAAGACCTTCACTGGGGGTGCCCTGTACTTCGGGAACCTCTTCCAG GCGCCTTCAGCCCTGGCCCGGCCCCTGGACGTGGAGCACGTGGTGGGCCAGGGCATCCTGCACCGGGGTGGCCAGCTGCACGGGGCTCGGCCCCTCGGCACTGGCGAGCGCTGGAACCTTGTCATCTGGCTCCGGGCCTCTGCCGTGCGCAACCGCCTGTGCCCCATGTGCTGCCGGAAGCCCGAGCTGGTGGACGACGATGGCTTCGGCGACGGCTTCACTCGCGAGGAGCCTGCCACGGTGGACGTGTGTGCCCTGACCTGA
- the OGFOD2 gene encoding 2-oxoglutarate and iron-dependent oxygenase domain-containing protein 2 isoform X3: MKLWPLSFWPQLSTAHRRGQTSKAFSSGWRQCLVLLHELGLDEPLVTPLRERFLQPLTALLYPDCGGGSWLDSHRAFVVKYAPGQDRELGCHYDNAELTLNVALGKTFTGGALYFGNLFQAPSALARPLDVEHVVGQGILHRGGQLHGARPLGTGERWNLVIWLRASAVRNRLCPMCCRKPELVDDDGFGDGFTREEPATVDVCALT, translated from the exons ATGAAGCTCTGGCCCCTGAGTTTCTGGCCGCAGCTGAGTACAGCGCATCGCCGGGGGCAGACCTCGAAGGCCTTCTCCAGCGGCTGGAGACAGTGTCTG GTGCTGCTGCACGAGCTAGGCCTGGATGAGCCCCTGGTGACGCCGCTGCGGGAGCGCTTCCTGCAGCCACTGACGGCCCTGCTCTACCCAGACTGCGGCGGCGGCAGCTGGCTCGACAGCCACCGCGCCTTCGTGGTCAAATACGCACCGGGCCAGGACCGTGAGCTAGGCTGCCACTACGATAATGCCGAGCTCACCCTCAACGTGGCCCTTGGCAAGACCTTCACTGGGGGTGCCCTGTACTTCGGGAACCTCTTCCAG GCGCCTTCAGCCCTGGCCCGGCCCCTGGACGTGGAGCACGTGGTGGGCCAGGGCATCCTGCACCGGGGTGGCCAGCTGCACGGGGCTCGGCCCCTCGGCACTGGCGAGCGCTGGAACCTTGTCATCTGGCTCCGGGCCTCTGCCGTGCGCAACCGCCTGTGCCCCATGTGCTGCCGGAAGCCCGAGCTGGTGGACGACGATGGCTTCGGCGACGGCTTCACTCGCGAGGAGCCTGCCACGGTGGACGTGTGTGCCCTGACCTGA
- the ARL6IP4 gene encoding ADP-ribosylation factor-like protein 6-interacting protein 4 isoform X1, with the protein MAHVSSRKRSRSRSRSRGRGSERKRKKSSKDVPWSCSASRSQDHKASTISSGAEASPSPCITERSKHKARRRPRSSSSSSSSSSSSSSSSSSSSSSSSGGRKKRGKHKNKKRKKKKKKKRKKKLKKKGKEKAKVQQGEALPGPSLDQWHRSAEEEEDGPVLTDEQKSRIQAMKPMTKEEWDARQSVIRKVVDPETGRTSKLPEGMAWPSRCEQGCCPEGPVAGCWQLGLEAGFRVGHGKPSGCCLPSLFWTGLWPSLLSDTGGEDRVTGLITSSISCKSTTSQILNGPWLETLSAFCAEGREGCHPTSRGQTRPPGLLGER; encoded by the exons ATGGCTCACGTCAGCTCTCGAAAGCGCTCGAGGAGTCGAAGCCGGTCCCGGGGGCGAGGGtcggaaaggaagaggaagaagagcagtAAGGACGTCCCGTGGAGCTGCTCGGCTTCTAGATCCCAAGACCACAAGGCCAGCACCATCTCCTCTGGGGCGGAGG CCTCACCTTCTCCCTGCATCACAGAGAGAAGCAAACACAAGGCCCGGAGGAGACCACGATCcagttcctcctcctcttcttccagtTCTTCTAGCTCTTCTTCCTCTtcgtcctcctcctcttcctccagtgGTGGCCGGAAGAAGCGGGGGAAGCACaagaacaagaagagaaagaagaagaagaagaagaaaaggaagaagaagctgaagaagaaagggaaggagaaggcaaaGGTGCAGCAGGGTGAGGCCCTGCCGGGACCCTCGCTGGACCAGTGGCACCGGTcagctgaggaggaagaggatggccCAG TCCTGACGGATGAACAGAAGTCCCGCATCCAGGCCATGAAGCCCATGACCAAGGAGGAGTGGGACGCTCGTCAGAGTGTCATCCGCAAGGTGGTGGACCCGGAGACAGGACGCACCAG caAGCTACCCGAGGGGATGGCCTGGCCTTCCAGATGCGAGCAGGGCTGCTGCCCTGAGGGCCCTGTGGCTGGGTGCTGGCAGCTCGGCCTGGAGGCTGGCTTCAGGGTGGGCCACGGGAAGCCCAGTGGGTGCTGTCTGCCTTCCCTCTTTTGGACTGGCCTGTGGCCGAGCCTCCTCTCAGACACAGGGGGTGAGGACAGGGTCACTGGCCTAATCACTTCCTCCATCTCCTGCAAGAGCACCACTTCCCAAATATTAAATGGTCCGTGGTTGGAAACTTTGTCAGCTTTTTGTGCCGAAGGGAGGGAAGGTTGCCACCCAACTTCCAGAGGACAGACAAGGCCTCCTGGACTTCTGGGGGAAAGGTAG
- the ARL6IP4 gene encoding ADP-ribosylation factor-like protein 6-interacting protein 4 isoform X4 — MAHVSSRKRSRSRSRSRGRGSERKRKKSSKDVPWSCSASRSQDHKASTISSGAEERSKHKARRRPRSSSSSSSSSSSSSSSSSSSSSSSSGGRKKRGKHKNKKRKKKKKKKRKKKLKKKGKEKAKVQQGEALPGPSLDQWHRSAEEEEDGPVLTDEQKSRIQAMKPMTKEEWDARQSVIRKVVDPETGRTSKLPEGMAWPSRCEQGCCPEGPVAGCWQLGLEAGFRVGHGKPSGCCLPSLFWTGLWPSLLSDTGGEDRVTGLITSSISCKSTTSQILNGPWLETLSAFCAEGREGCHPTSRGQTRPPGLLGER, encoded by the exons ATGGCTCACGTCAGCTCTCGAAAGCGCTCGAGGAGTCGAAGCCGGTCCCGGGGGCGAGGGtcggaaaggaagaggaagaagagcagtAAGGACGTCCCGTGGAGCTGCTCGGCTTCTAGATCCCAAGACCACAAGGCCAGCACCATCTCCTCTGGGGCGGAGG AGAGAAGCAAACACAAGGCCCGGAGGAGACCACGATCcagttcctcctcctcttcttccagtTCTTCTAGCTCTTCTTCCTCTtcgtcctcctcctcttcctccagtgGTGGCCGGAAGAAGCGGGGGAAGCACaagaacaagaagagaaagaagaagaagaagaagaaaaggaagaagaagctgaagaagaaagggaaggagaaggcaaaGGTGCAGCAGGGTGAGGCCCTGCCGGGACCCTCGCTGGACCAGTGGCACCGGTcagctgaggaggaagaggatggccCAG TCCTGACGGATGAACAGAAGTCCCGCATCCAGGCCATGAAGCCCATGACCAAGGAGGAGTGGGACGCTCGTCAGAGTGTCATCCGCAAGGTGGTGGACCCGGAGACAGGACGCACCAG caAGCTACCCGAGGGGATGGCCTGGCCTTCCAGATGCGAGCAGGGCTGCTGCCCTGAGGGCCCTGTGGCTGGGTGCTGGCAGCTCGGCCTGGAGGCTGGCTTCAGGGTGGGCCACGGGAAGCCCAGTGGGTGCTGTCTGCCTTCCCTCTTTTGGACTGGCCTGTGGCCGAGCCTCCTCTCAGACACAGGGGGTGAGGACAGGGTCACTGGCCTAATCACTTCCTCCATCTCCTGCAAGAGCACCACTTCCCAAATATTAAATGGTCCGTGGTTGGAAACTTTGTCAGCTTTTTGTGCCGAAGGGAGGGAAGGTTGCCACCCAACTTCCAGAGGACAGACAAGGCCTCCTGGACTTCTGGGGGAAAGGTAG
- the ARL6IP4 gene encoding ADP-ribosylation factor-like protein 6-interacting protein 4 isoform X2 — MAHVSSRKRSRSRSRSRGRGSERKRKKSSKDVPWSCSASRSQDHKASTISSGAEASPSPCITERSKHKARRRPRSSSSSSSSSSSSSSSSSSSSSSSSGGRKKRGKHKNKKRKKKKKKKRKKKLKKKGKEKAKVQQGEALPGPSLDQWHRSAEEEEDGPVLTDEQKSRIQAMKPMTKEEWDARQSVIRKVVDPETGRTRLIKGDGEVLEEIVTKERHREINKQATRGDGLAFQMRAGLLP; from the exons ATGGCTCACGTCAGCTCTCGAAAGCGCTCGAGGAGTCGAAGCCGGTCCCGGGGGCGAGGGtcggaaaggaagaggaagaagagcagtAAGGACGTCCCGTGGAGCTGCTCGGCTTCTAGATCCCAAGACCACAAGGCCAGCACCATCTCCTCTGGGGCGGAGG CCTCACCTTCTCCCTGCATCACAGAGAGAAGCAAACACAAGGCCCGGAGGAGACCACGATCcagttcctcctcctcttcttccagtTCTTCTAGCTCTTCTTCCTCTtcgtcctcctcctcttcctccagtgGTGGCCGGAAGAAGCGGGGGAAGCACaagaacaagaagagaaagaagaagaagaagaagaaaaggaagaagaagctgaagaagaaagggaaggagaaggcaaaGGTGCAGCAGGGTGAGGCCCTGCCGGGACCCTCGCTGGACCAGTGGCACCGGTcagctgaggaggaagaggatggccCAG TCCTGACGGATGAACAGAAGTCCCGCATCCAGGCCATGAAGCCCATGACCAAGGAGGAGTGGGACGCTCGTCAGAGTGTCATCCGCAAGGTGGTGGACCCGGAGACAGGACGCACCAG gctcaTTAAGGGAGATGGCGAGGTCTTAGAGGAAATTGTAACTAAGGAACGACACAGAGAGATCAACAAG caAGCTACCCGAGGGGATGGCCTGGCCTTCCAGATGCGAGCAGGGCTGCTGCCCTGA
- the ARL6IP4 gene encoding ADP-ribosylation factor-like protein 6-interacting protein 4 isoform X3: MAHVSSRKRSRSRSRSRGRGSERKRKKSSKDVPWSCSASRSQDHKASTISSGAEERSKHKARRRPRSSSSSSSSSSSSSSSSSSSSSSSSGGRKKRGKHKNKKRKKKKKKKRKKKLKKKGKEKAKVQQGEALPGPSLDQWHRSAEEEEDGPVLTDEQKSRIQAMKPMTKEEWDARQSVIRKVVDPETGRTRLIKGDGEVLEEIVTKERHREINKQATRGDGLAFQMRAGLLP, translated from the exons ATGGCTCACGTCAGCTCTCGAAAGCGCTCGAGGAGTCGAAGCCGGTCCCGGGGGCGAGGGtcggaaaggaagaggaagaagagcagtAAGGACGTCCCGTGGAGCTGCTCGGCTTCTAGATCCCAAGACCACAAGGCCAGCACCATCTCCTCTGGGGCGGAGG AGAGAAGCAAACACAAGGCCCGGAGGAGACCACGATCcagttcctcctcctcttcttccagtTCTTCTAGCTCTTCTTCCTCTtcgtcctcctcctcttcctccagtgGTGGCCGGAAGAAGCGGGGGAAGCACaagaacaagaagagaaagaagaagaagaagaagaaaaggaagaagaagctgaagaagaaagggaaggagaaggcaaaGGTGCAGCAGGGTGAGGCCCTGCCGGGACCCTCGCTGGACCAGTGGCACCGGTcagctgaggaggaagaggatggccCAG TCCTGACGGATGAACAGAAGTCCCGCATCCAGGCCATGAAGCCCATGACCAAGGAGGAGTGGGACGCTCGTCAGAGTGTCATCCGCAAGGTGGTGGACCCGGAGACAGGACGCACCAG gctcaTTAAGGGAGATGGCGAGGTCTTAGAGGAAATTGTAACTAAGGAACGACACAGAGAGATCAACAAG caAGCTACCCGAGGGGATGGCCTGGCCTTCCAGATGCGAGCAGGGCTGCTGCCCTGA